From the genome of Amycolatopsis sp. NBC_01488, one region includes:
- a CDS encoding SCP2 sterol-binding domain-containing protein, translated as MRAGHAVNAFADQLVIANLTPEQFIQVLETLHMLGESGAGIELSSLSTDVLVDVVRRASRDQLKAIADHPELRPVFLDEVFRRMSEHFLPERARHVDFVVSWRFSDGTGEDGYDRFQTVIEDGLCVSSTDLSRTPDTTITLSVDDFIRMATGNAAVAAMFVTGRVKVKGEYAPAVRFSSYFDIPKPSTD; from the coding sequence GTGCGCGCCGGCCACGCGGTCAACGCGTTCGCGGACCAGCTGGTCATCGCCAACCTGACGCCCGAGCAGTTCATCCAGGTCCTGGAAACACTGCACATGCTGGGCGAGTCCGGCGCGGGCATCGAGCTGAGCTCCCTGTCGACGGATGTCCTGGTGGACGTGGTTCGCCGAGCGTCCCGCGACCAGCTGAAGGCCATCGCAGACCACCCGGAGCTGCGTCCGGTGTTCCTGGACGAGGTATTCCGCCGAATGTCCGAGCATTTCTTACCGGAACGTGCCCGCCACGTCGATTTCGTGGTTTCCTGGCGCTTCTCGGACGGCACCGGAGAGGACGGCTACGACCGTTTCCAGACGGTGATCGAGGACGGTCTGTGCGTTTCATCGACCGACCTGTCCCGAACGCCGGACACGACGATCACGCTGTCGGTGGACGACTTCATCCGGATGGCCACGGGCAATGCGGCGGTGGCGGCGATGTTCGTGACGGGGCGGGTGAAGGTGAAGGGTGAGTACGCCCCGGCGGTCCGGTTCTCCAGCTACTTCGACATCCCCAAGCCAAGCACTGACTAG
- a CDS encoding FxsA family protein: MAVAFLLYVFAEIAAIWAVGSAVGVLGTLGLLLAGAFIGSWLARREGAKAMRAFMETARAGRPAEKELTDGMLVGLGGVLILVPGFVSDVIGLLLMLPPSRAVARKLWLRRLEKRAVRFANQRRGPVMVVDSEVVPEQPEPRRDQPTVIEGRVIEG, encoded by the coding sequence ATGGCTGTCGCGTTCTTGCTCTACGTCTTCGCCGAGATTGCCGCGATCTGGGCGGTGGGTTCGGCTGTCGGCGTGCTCGGCACGCTGGGCCTCCTGCTGGCCGGCGCCTTCATCGGCTCTTGGCTCGCTCGCCGCGAAGGCGCCAAGGCGATGCGGGCGTTCATGGAGACGGCTCGGGCCGGGCGACCGGCGGAGAAGGAACTCACCGACGGAATGTTGGTGGGTCTCGGCGGCGTGTTGATCCTGGTCCCTGGGTTCGTCAGTGACGTCATCGGGCTGCTGTTGATGTTGCCGCCTTCGCGGGCGGTGGCGCGCAAGCTTTGGCTTCGCCGGTTGGAGAAGCGAGCTGTTCGGTTCGCCAACCAACGCCGGGGGCCGGTGATGGTGGTGGACAGCGAGGTGGTTCCGGAACAGCCAGAGCCTCGCCGCGACCAGCCGACGGTGATCGAGGGTCGCGTCATCGAGGGTTAG